One genomic segment of Ricinus communis isolate WT05 ecotype wild-type chromosome 5, ASM1957865v1, whole genome shotgun sequence includes these proteins:
- the LOC8272303 gene encoding zinc finger protein 4, protein MTPPNSILESENESEISGQVASNVSLQEPSSDPSKDGNTPCSSLTDLNRLQQSPMPVSLNLSLTFNASDIELKGTGETSSEAAAPSPAAPTMPRVFSCNYCRRKFYSSQALGGHQNAHKRERTMAKRAMRMGIFSDRYTSLASLPLHGSAYRNLGIKAHSAMHQNIIPSQKPPDHTRGGAKFEQGYYGMPVFMEDDDVGLHWPGSFRQVAGSVGGNIDLQYAQSPNTNIVEMTPQLRTDSSSPDLTLKL, encoded by the coding sequence ATGACACCACCAAACTCCATATTGGAATCTGAAAATGAATCAGAAATCAGTGGCCAGGTAGCATCAAACGTATCTTTGCAAGAACCATCCTCGGATCCTTCCAAGGACGGCAACACCCCATGTTCTTCTCTCACTGATCTTAATAGACTTCAACAGAGTCCAATGCCCGTCTCCCTCAATTTATCACTTACCTTTAATGCTAGTGACATTGAGTTGAAAGGCACAGGGGAGACTAGCAGTGAAGCAGCTGCCCCATCTCCAGCTGCTCCAACCATGCCCCGAGTTTTCTCTTGCAACTACTGCCGACGCAAGTTCTATAGCTCACAGGCACTTGGCGGTCATCAAAACGCTCATAAACGGGAGCGAACAATGGCAAAGCGTGCAATGCGCATGGGAATATTTTCAGATAGGTATACTAGCTTGGCATCTCTTCCACTTCATGGCTCTGCATATCGGAACCTTGGGATCAAAGCTCATTCAGCTATGCATCAGAATATCATACCATCACAAAAGCCTCCTGATCATACAAGAGGCGGAGCAAAATTTGAGCAAGGTTATTATGGGATGCCAGTGTTCATGGAAGACGATGATGTGGGCTTACATTGGCCTGGAAGTTTTAGGCAGGTGGCTGGATCAGTCGGTGGTAACATTGATTTACAGTATGCTCAAAGTCCTAATACAAATATTGTAGAAATGACACCACAGCTAAGGACTGACTCCTCTTCACCAGATCTTACACTGAagctataa
- the LOC8272304 gene encoding 54S ribosomal protein L24, mitochondrial: MAFRGREMMKNVLKKVGDNNLSPEVKESLKKCMPDSKVVMGRAKRGIFAGRHIQFGNRVSEDGGNKTRRTWKPNVQEKRLFSYILDRHIQVKVTTHALRCIDKAGGIDEYLLKTPYQKMDTDMGLFWKAKIEKLYEDLGKREIVFFPPEDEAKFEQGLKDLKLAEREARREFRQQMYARLAKEKQTDEERSYVSFVLASADDYPDKMVANY, from the exons ATGGCATTTAGAGGGAGGGAGATGATGAAGAATGTGCTGAAGAAGGTAGGAGATAACAATTTATCACCTGAAGTTAAAGAATCTCTCAAGAAATGCATGCCTGATAGCAAGGTTGTCATGGGCAGAGCCAAGCGTGGTATCTTTGCCGGCCGCCACATTCAGTTTGGCAACCGCGTTAGTGAAGATGGTGGTAACAA GACTAGGAGGACTTGGAAGCCAAATGTTCAGGAGAAGAGACTCTTTAGTTACATCCTAGACCGCCACATTCAAGTGAAAGTCACCACACATGCCCTTCGTTGCATAGACAAGGCAGGAGGGATTGATGAGTACCTGCTGAAGACTCCTTACCAGAAAATGGATACAGATATGGGCCTCTTCTGGAAAGCTAAGATTGAAAAGCTGTATGAAGATCTTGGCAAGAGGGAGATAGTCTTCTTTCCACCTGAAGATGAAGCCAAGTTCGAACAGGGCTTGAAAGATTTGAAACTAGCTGAACGAGAAGCTCGTAGAGAATTCAGACAACAGATGTATGCTAGGCTTGCCAAAGAGAAGCAAACTGACGAAGAAAGAAGCTATGTTAGTTTCGTCTTGGCAAGTGCTGATGATTATCCTGATAAGATGGTGGCAAACTATTGA